GGCGGTAGGACGGTTGCTTGCTTTGGTTGAATTTCCGGGATGAGGCTGCTGAGAACGCGAGTGACTTCATGCATTGTGGGTCTGTCACCCGGCTGCTTCTTTGTGCAAAGGAGTGCGAGTTGGAATACCTTTTTGACTGCTCCGAGATCCTTGCAGGTGGCTGTTATCTCAGAATCCACTGTTTCCATGACTGCATTGTTTGCCGTCTTGGATAAAATCTAGGATAACATTTGGCCAAAAATATTGTCAAGAAAGAAAATATGGTTACCAGATGATGGTTATTAATTATCATGCATTGATTGAAGTAACAAAGGAATTTTAATGAGAAGAATAAAGTAGGTTACCAGATGATGGAGATTTGATTCATTGTCGACGGCCTTTCTTCCAGTCAACAGCTCAAGAAGAACAACTCCATAGCTGTAGACATCGGACTTCTCAGTGAGGCGAGAGGTGCGGGCATACTCGGGGTCAATATAACCGATAGTGCCCATGACATAGGTCGATGTGTGAGATTTAGATGCACAGACACTCTTGGCAATACCGAAGTCAGTAAGATGGGCTTCAAAATCCTTGTCAAGCAGGATGTTGGAAGACTTGACATCCCTGTGGATTATCCGAGGACTGCAATCATGATGCAGATATGCAAGCCCCTGTGCTGCTCCTAGAGCTATCTTAAGACGAGTCTCCCAATCCAGCTTTTTCTTCTTTGCATGGCCTGTTAGATCCAACATTCAAACAAAAGAGGTCCATTACTCTTGCAAATTATTAATCATCGTTCTCCCAAATGCCTAGCATCTTTTCATACTCAAACATATTGATTGATAGTAAAAGAAAAGGATGTCCTATGTTGTGCACTTGAGATTTTTTGAATTTCAACATACACCCTCGAGTTTTATTATAATCCTACAATAACATACGCATATTTCAAATGTAATGTTTATGCAATTCTGCTTTATTACTCAACTACAGTTTGTCAATGCATCAATATAATTATCATTTACTCAAAAATAATCATCTCTTGATGAAAAGCATAACAATTAAATAAGTTATAGTACTTGACAGCTTTTTAAGAACTGTTTTTATGAGTAAGAAGGATACCATATGTTTTTGAAATATGGGTGTGTATGTTggatatttttgataatacgAACACGAGAGTACAACAAATTATATCCAGAAATGCAGAATAATGTATACTATCTACAATTGAAAGTAAAACTGCAGATCTCTGATAAATTAGAGACAAAAATGGAAGAAGGTTTACCATGAAGGATATCCCATAGACTCCCATTTTCCATGTAATCATAGAAGAGTAGGTTTCCACAGGGCGAAAGGGAGTAGCCTTGCAAGCAAACCAGGTTTCTGTGCTTTATACTCCCAACTGTCCCAAGCTCAGTCTCAAATTCTTTCAGGGATTGGTTGGGATAGTTGGAATACAGCTTTTTAATGGCCACGGGTTTGCAGTTCTTCAGTACACACTTGTATACAGTACTAGAGGCCCCATAACCGATTATGTATTTTTCACTTAGATTCTCGGTCATTCTCATGATGTCGTCGTAAACATGCAACGCCATGTTCATATGAAGAATTACTAGCTTTGGCGATGAATAATTGACCACTGTAGTTAAATAATCAGATATCAAGGCGTTAATTATAGATGGTTGATAAAACAGATATTCAAGATAGCTTGAAAGAAGTATAACTAATAACCTGGTTTCTCTAATGATCCGTCAAAAAATGGCGCCGGTTTATTGGGGCGACAAGCAGCCACTAATATCATGAGTAGGATCACAAGTGCACCCAACGCAATTCCTAATATGGCGGCCTTTGATATAGTGACTGTATACATAACAAGTTGATATATCAATATGAGAAACTGAACAGTAAGATAAAAAATAACTTCAATTAGCTTTATTTAATGCAAATTTATCAACTATGGACTGTTAAAACCAGCAACTTGAAATCAAGCACGTATTCATCTTATAGTGTCTATAGTTGCAAACTATACCTCGTTCTGGAGGAGGAGGATTATTGTTGCAAACTGCACCACGCCAATATCCACAAAGATTGGGGTTTCCAATAAAGCTGCCGGCAAGAGGAATAAAATTGTCAAATAAGCACTCCAAAATCATGAAAAGCAATGGAGAAGAAACACATCACCACTAATTTAGTAAAAGAAAAACTATTCGAGCACATAATATTCTAAACAAGAGATTTACCATTTGGGCGAAAATCTCGAGAAGTTGTTACTTGTAGGAATATTACCCGTCAAGCTATTGTAAGATACGTTTCTGCACGAAATCATGAAGCATTTGATCACTATGTGCATTATTGTGAAAAATATTTTTTGAAGCAAATTTAAACACAAGGAGTTGAAAATGAGATGAAACCTACAATGTGAGCAGGCTGAGGCAATTCACTAGTGAGATCAAGTCTCCAGTCAAATTGTTGTATTCCAAACTCCTGCAATTAGACAACGTGAACATACAAATTCGGAAACAgccaaaaaggaaaaaaataaagCCCTTTTATTTAACCAATAAACTTACAAATAGAATAGATTCTGCAATTGGCCAAGCTCTTGTGGAACTGTACCAGTTAGCTGATTCCTAGAGATATCTCTGGAAAACAGATCATTCATGCAACAAAGCATCAAAATTGCATCAGGGTGGTAGAAACAACGTAAGTTTCTTAAGAAGTTGCCTTACAATAAGATTTCTAAAATTATTGAAATAAAAAAATAGTCGTTAGTTCTAAAATCTAGATGTCAATGTTGGAAAAATAAGTGGTTTTAAATTAGCATTAGTGTACGGCGATTGTATACGACTATTTGTGAGAAATAAATGCTACTTATAGTGTCTCAAAATCAAACTGGTCAGAAATCTTACATGTCGCCAATGCTCCGCAGATTGCCAAACTCTGCTGGGATAACACCGCTAATATGGTTCCTGCTCAAATTCCTAAAAAAAAAATCACAGCAAGAGGAATTAGAACTTGGATTCTAATAAGATTGAATTAGAATTTCCAGATAAGGGCACATACAATTTCAACAGATGCTCCAGGTCTCCAATAGGTGATGGTATAGAACCGCTAAATTTGTTGTCAGAAAGGTCCCTGACaaagtgaattaattagt
The Silene latifolia isolate original U9 population chromosome 11, ASM4854445v1, whole genome shotgun sequence genome window above contains:
- the LOC141612047 gene encoding uncharacterized protein LOC141612047, producing MEMGFSGFLKRRTRVVSVLGFLVFLMFSNLGSVDSDDGATLLEIKKSIRDEENVLYDWADSASTDYCIWRGITCDNVTFNIVALNLSGLNLDGEISPSIGNLKTLLSIDLSRNRLSGQIPEEIGDCSPLKSLDLSYNLLYGDIPFSISKLKQLEALILKNNQFTGPIPSTLSQIPNLKILDLAQNNLTGEIPRLIYWNEVLQYLGLRGNSLVGTLSPDMCQLTGLWYFDVRNNSLTGTIPQSIGNCTAFQVLDLSYNQLTGEIPFNIGFLQVATLSLQGNQLSGEIPSVIGLMQALAVLDLSFNRLTGTIPPILGNLSYTEKLYLHGNKLTGSVPPELGNMSKLHYLELNDNKLTGHIPSELGKLTDLFDLNIANNNLEGPIPENLSSCANLNSLNLHGNKLNGTIPAAFQNLESMTYLNLSSNNFGGPIPLEISRMGNLDTLDLSDNKFSGSIPSPIGDLEHLLKLNLSRNHISGVIPAEFGNLRSIGDIDISRNQLTGTVPQELGQLQNLFYLSLEYNNLTGDLISLVNCLSLLTLNVSYNSLTGNIPTSNNFSRFSPKCFIGNPNLCGYWRGAVCNNNPPPPERVTISKAAILGIALGALVILLMILVAACRPNKPAPFFDGSLEKPVVNYSSPKLVILHMNMALHVYDDIMRMTENLSEKYIIGYGASSTVYKCVLKNCKPVAIKKLYSNYPNQSLKEFETELGTVGSIKHRNLVCLQGYSLSPCGNLLFYDYMENGSLWDILHGHAKKKKLDWETRLKIALGAAQGLAYLHHDCSPRIIHRDVKSSNILLDKDFEAHLTDFGIAKSVCASKSHTSTYVMGTIGYIDPEYARTSRLTEKSDVYSYGVVLLELLTGRKAVDNESNLHHLILSKTANNAVMETVDSEITATCKDLGAVKKVFQLALLCTKKQPGDRPTMHEVTRVLSSLIPEIQPKQATVLPPPIPSSQKPSYMDEYANLKAPHMVNCPTMSTSDAQLFLKFGEVISQNSV